From Corvus cornix cornix isolate S_Up_H32 chromosome 15, ASM73873v5, whole genome shotgun sequence, one genomic window encodes:
- the ZMAT5 gene encoding zinc finger matrin-type protein 5 — protein sequence MGKRYFCDYCDRSFQDNLHNRKKHLNGVQHLRAKRLWYDLFRDAAAILQEEQTKKPCRKFLQTGQCDFGSNCRFSHMTEQDLEKLSAQVQGEKRLKELQREGADIPPGTIEDWLDKRAQRLSAAQSNSALPEKPVPFQYPPGWPPVQELPPSLQAPPPGGWPVPPNLQWG from the exons ATGGGGAAAAGGTACTTCTGTGACTACTGTGACAGATCCTTCCAGGACAACCTGCACAACAGGAAGAAACACCTCAATGGAGTGCAGCATCTCCGGGCTAAGAGACTCTGGTACGACTTATTCCGAG ATGCTGCTGCTAtcctgcaggaggagcagaccAAGAAACCTTGTCGGAAGTTTCTGCAAACAG GACAGTGTGATTTTGGGTCCAACTGCAGATTTTCCCACATGACAGAGCAGGACCTGGAGAAGCTGAGTGCCCAGGTTCAAG gagagaaaaggctgaaggagctgcagagggagggagcagatATCCCTCCTGGCACCATCGAGGACTGGCTGGACAAGAGAGCCCAGAGGCTGAGTGCAGCTCAGAGTAACAG TGCTCTTCCTGAGAAACCAGTGCCTTTCCAGTACCCTCCGGGCTGGCCACcagtgcaggagctgccccCGTCCCTGCAGGCCCCCCCGCCCGGGGGGTGGCCGGTGCCCCCCAACCTGCAGTGGGGCTGA
- the LOC120410854 gene encoding cytochrome b-c1 complex subunit 9, with the protein MALLRQVYGSLFRRTSTFALSVVLGAVLFERAFDQGADALFERLNEGKLWKHIKHKYEN; encoded by the exons ATGGCGCTGCTGCGGCAGGTGTACGGGTCGCTGTTCCGCCGCACGTCCACATTCGCGTTGTCGGTCGTGCTGGGCGCGGTGCTTTTCGAGCGCGCCTTCGACCAGGGTGCGGACGCGCTCTTCGAGCGGCTCAACGAAGGG AAACTGTGGAAACACATCAAGCACAAGTACGAGAactga